The Prevotella fusca JCM 17724 genome includes a window with the following:
- the proS gene encoding proline--tRNA ligase yields MAKELKEMTKRAENYSQWYNDLVIKADLIEQSAVRGCMVIKPYGYAIWEKIQAQLDKMFKETGVQNAYFPMLIPKSFLSREAEHVKGFAKECAVVTHYRLKATEEGNAVEVDPNAKLEEELIIRPTSETIIWNTYKNWIHSWRDLPLMCNQWCNVMRWEMRTRPFLRTSEFLWQEGHTAHATREEAEKEAQTMLRVYADFAEKWLAVPVVQGVKSETERFAGALDTYTIEAMMQDGKALQSGTSHFLGQNFAKSFDVTFLNKENKPEYVWATSWGVSTRLIGALIMTHSDDNGLVLPPKIAPIQVVIVPIFKGEEQLKELTEKLQPVIDELRALGITVKFDDADNKRPGFKFADYELKGVPVRLAMGGRDLENNTIEVMRRDTLEKESVSFDGIVERIKNLLDDIQDNIFKKAKDFRDAHIYECEDYEEFKEKVKDGGFFLCHWDGTEETEAKIKEDTQATIRCVPYMFEQTPGIDMVSGKPAKYRVIIARSY; encoded by the coding sequence ATGGCAAAAGAACTAAAAGAAATGACCAAGAGAGCAGAGAACTACTCTCAATGGTACAATGACTTGGTAATAAAGGCAGACCTGATTGAACAGTCTGCCGTACGTGGCTGTATGGTCATCAAACCTTACGGCTATGCTATCTGGGAGAAGATTCAGGCACAGCTTGACAAGATGTTCAAGGAGACTGGTGTGCAGAATGCTTACTTCCCAATGCTGATTCCTAAGAGCTTCCTCTCTCGTGAGGCTGAGCACGTAAAGGGATTCGCCAAGGAGTGTGCCGTGGTTACTCACTATCGACTGAAGGCTACAGAGGAAGGCAATGCCGTCGAGGTTGACCCGAACGCAAAGCTGGAGGAGGAACTCATTATCCGTCCTACCAGTGAGACAATCATCTGGAATACCTATAAAAACTGGATTCACTCTTGGCGCGATCTGCCATTGATGTGCAACCAGTGGTGTAATGTTATGCGTTGGGAGATGCGTACGCGTCCTTTCCTCCGCACATCTGAGTTCCTCTGGCAGGAGGGTCACACCGCTCACGCTACACGTGAGGAGGCTGAGAAGGAGGCACAGACCATGTTGCGTGTCTATGCTGACTTCGCCGAGAAGTGGCTTGCTGTTCCTGTCGTACAGGGCGTGAAGAGTGAGACTGAACGTTTCGCTGGTGCCTTAGATACCTATACCATTGAGGCAATGATGCAGGACGGCAAGGCTCTCCAGAGCGGTACTTCCCACTTCCTGGGTCAGAACTTTGCAAAGTCGTTCGATGTTACCTTCCTTAATAAGGAGAACAAGCCGGAGTACGTATGGGCTACCTCTTGGGGTGTCAGTACCCGTCTGATCGGTGCGCTCATCATGACCCATTCTGACGATAACGGTCTTGTTCTTCCTCCGAAGATTGCACCTATTCAGGTGGTTATCGTACCAATCTTCAAGGGCGAAGAGCAGTTGAAGGAGCTCACAGAGAAGTTGCAGCCAGTTATTGACGAGCTGCGTGCGCTGGGAATCACCGTCAAGTTCGACGATGCTGACAACAAGCGTCCGGGCTTCAAGTTCGCTGACTACGAGCTGAAGGGTGTGCCGGTACGCCTCGCAATGGGTGGTCGTGACTTGGAGAATAACACTATTGAGGTGATGCGCCGTGACACTTTGGAGAAGGAGAGCGTCAGCTTTGACGGTATCGTAGAGCGTATCAAGAACCTCCTCGACGATATTCAGGACAACATCTTCAAGAAAGCCAAGGACTTCCGTGACGCTCACATCTACGAGTGCGAGGACTATGAGGAGTTCAAGGAAAAGGTGAAGGACGGTGGTTTCTTCCTCTGCCACTGGGATGGAACAGAGGAGACTGAGGCGAAGATCAAGGAAGACACGCAGGCAACTATCCGCTGCGTTCCTTATATGTTCGAGCAGACACCGGGCATTGACATGGTCAGCGGCAAGCCAGCCAAGTATCGTGTCATCATCGCAAGGTCATACTAA
- a CDS encoding OmpA family protein gives MKNMKLMAVGMCFLSIVSCQTKQGTGTLIGGGAGAALGGIVGQIIGHNGRSTAIGAAIGGAVGAGAGALIGRHMDKVAREAAQQLPNARVDKVTDANGLESVKVTFDSGILFPLNGSNLSAAAKNDLTKFAALMKRNSTCDVAIQGYTDASGNDNINLPLSQRRAEAVSSYLKGKGVSHSQIRSVQGFGSANPIENKTVSQANRRVEVYLYASSEMVRQANNGSL, from the coding sequence ATGAAGAATATGAAGTTGATGGCAGTTGGAATGTGTTTCCTTTCTATCGTAAGTTGCCAGACAAAGCAGGGAACAGGAACATTAATCGGTGGCGGTGCTGGTGCAGCATTAGGCGGTATCGTTGGTCAGATTATAGGTCATAATGGCAGAAGCACGGCAATCGGTGCAGCAATCGGCGGAGCCGTTGGTGCTGGTGCTGGTGCGCTCATCGGCCGTCACATGGACAAGGTGGCACGCGAGGCTGCACAGCAGTTGCCTAATGCACGTGTCGACAAGGTGACGGATGCAAACGGACTGGAGAGTGTGAAGGTGACCTTCGACTCCGGTATCCTCTTCCCACTGAACGGCTCAAACCTCAGTGCTGCAGCAAAGAACGACCTCACGAAGTTCGCTGCACTGATGAAGCGTAACTCTACCTGCGATGTTGCTATCCAGGGTTACACTGATGCTTCAGGTAATGACAATATCAACCTCCCGTTGTCACAGCGTCGTGCAGAGGCTGTATCATCTTACTTGAAGGGTAAGGGCGTCAGCCACAGCCAGATTCGTTCGGTACAGGGCTTCGGTAGTGCCAACCCGATCGAGAACAAGACAGTAAGTCAGGCTAACCGCCGTGTAGAGGTTTACCTCTATGCTTCGTCAGAGATGGTCCGCCAGGCAAACAACGGTTCATTGTAA